A single genomic interval of Microbulbifer variabilis harbors:
- a CDS encoding cryptochrome/photolyase family protein — protein MKTLRLILGDQLNHKHSWYKSSSPDIFYHIAEIRQETDYAIHHIQKVVAFFESMQTFAEWLKSHGHQVIYYQIDCKENRQNLKENIRQIVAQLDIQRFEYQLPDEYRLEEQLNTIVQELQIEYKAYDTEHFLTTRNHLKDFFKGKKTLLMESFYRHMRRENNILVDKKGNPEGNQWNFDKGNRKKWSEDPQVPRQYLFRKNVEKTLKRIQAAKIKTIGSINAKHFTWPTSREDSLKVLNHFCKYLLPHFGDYQDAMDPNEAYLFHSRLSFSLNCKLLSPSEVIYRTIDHWNSNKKEIHMNQIEGFVRQILGWREYMRGIYWQEMPNYTKINKLQNHNSLPNFYWTAQTDMYCLKSAIKNSLEHAYAHHIQRLMITGNFALLTQTDPDQVDAWYLGIYIDAIQWVELPNTRGMSQYADGGLVATKPYISSGSYINKMSNYCDNCRYDVKKRVGEGACPFNSLYWNFLLEKRDYFKKNPRMSMMLSLLDKLTTKEKKDIQAQANSFINSLSCN, from the coding sequence TTGAAAACGCTACGATTAATACTCGGCGACCAGCTCAACCATAAGCACTCTTGGTATAAATCAAGCAGTCCAGATATTTTCTACCATATTGCCGAGATACGACAGGAGACAGATTACGCCATTCATCATATTCAAAAAGTGGTTGCCTTTTTTGAATCCATGCAAACGTTTGCCGAGTGGCTGAAATCACATGGCCATCAAGTCATTTACTATCAGATTGACTGCAAAGAAAATCGACAAAATCTTAAAGAAAATATTCGACAAATAGTTGCTCAGCTAGATATTCAGAGATTTGAATATCAACTACCTGATGAGTATCGTCTTGAAGAGCAACTAAATACAATAGTTCAAGAATTGCAGATAGAGTATAAAGCCTATGACACAGAACATTTTCTAACCACCAGAAACCACTTGAAGGATTTCTTTAAGGGAAAGAAAACTCTCTTAATGGAAAGCTTCTATCGCCATATGCGCAGGGAAAACAATATACTTGTCGATAAAAAGGGGAATCCTGAAGGAAACCAGTGGAATTTTGATAAAGGGAATCGAAAAAAATGGAGTGAAGACCCTCAAGTTCCCCGACAATACCTATTTCGAAAGAATGTGGAAAAAACACTTAAACGTATCCAAGCCGCAAAAATAAAAACCATTGGTTCTATTAACGCCAAGCATTTTACCTGGCCAACAAGTAGAGAAGATAGCCTCAAAGTCCTTAACCATTTTTGTAAATATCTTTTACCACACTTCGGCGATTACCAGGATGCGATGGACCCCAACGAGGCCTACCTTTTTCATAGCCGCCTGAGTTTTTCTCTTAACTGCAAATTACTATCTCCCAGTGAAGTTATCTATCGCACTATTGATCATTGGAATTCCAACAAGAAGGAAATTCATATGAATCAAATAGAAGGATTTGTCCGGCAAATTCTTGGCTGGCGGGAGTATATGCGCGGCATTTATTGGCAAGAGATGCCAAACTATACGAAAATCAACAAACTACAAAATCATAATTCGCTGCCCAATTTCTATTGGACAGCGCAAACGGATATGTACTGCCTTAAAAGCGCTATCAAAAACAGCCTTGAGCATGCCTATGCCCACCACATTCAGCGTTTAATGATAACTGGTAACTTTGCTCTTTTAACACAAACCGACCCAGACCAGGTAGATGCATGGTATTTAGGGATATATATCGATGCTATTCAGTGGGTAGAGTTACCGAACACTCGCGGTATGAGTCAATATGCCGATGGCGGACTGGTCGCAACAAAGCCTTATATAAGCAGTGGCTCGTATATCAATAAAATGAGCAACTATTGTGATAACTGCCGATACGATGTAAAGAAGAGAGTTGGTGAAGGTGCATGTCCCTTCAATAGTCTTTATTGGAATTTTCTCTTAGAAAAGCGCGACTATTTTAAGAAAAACCCAAGAATGTCTATGATGCTCAGCCTCTTAGATAAATTGACAACGAAGGAAAAAAAAGACATCCAAGCTCAAGCCAATAGTTTCATAAATTCTTTAAGCTGCAATTAG
- a CDS encoding VOC family protein produces the protein MKSNCLHLAIPAGDLEVAKKFYCGVFGCKTGNSEEGRWVDIDFWGNELTLHQSEEKLPNVRHKVDMGAVAVPHFGIHLPDDEFQALKARIEAAGLEYLDKPYRRFVGSEYEQETFFIEDPNGNVLEMKTMVNPELMFK, from the coding sequence ATGAAATCCAATTGCTTGCACCTTGCAATCCCCGCAGGGGATCTTGAGGTAGCCAAGAAATTTTACTGTGGCGTTTTTGGCTGTAAAACTGGAAACAGTGAAGAAGGGCGCTGGGTAGATATCGATTTCTGGGGCAATGAACTTACTTTGCATCAGAGTGAAGAGAAGCTGCCGAACGTACGCCATAAGGTTGATATGGGAGCGGTAGCTGTTCCCCATTTCGGTATTCACCTGCCGGATGATGAATTCCAAGCCCTGAAAGCTCGTATCGAAGCTGCTGGCCTGGAGTACTTGGATAAGCCATATCGTCGCTTCGTTGGCAGTGAGTACGAACAGGAAACCTTCTTTATCGAAGATCCGAACGGTAATGTGCTGGAAATGAAAACTATGGTGAATCCAGAGCTGATGTTTAAATAG
- a CDS encoding outer membrane protein OmpK, which produces MKPTKPLLLLASGLLSVAAQAEMTWSDNSLSLLYGRDYEMNYSLTTDDSERSVVTFEHASGHSWGDLFIFADYLHSEDGSKELYSEISPRLSLGKLSDRELAWGPVTDVLVATTVELGNMDDPDHLTATGPHFTNVLTGLGFDLAVPGFSFVQVNAYRRDNDDKASNEQLTLVWAMPFALGDASFVYDGFIDWTSASEDAHPSMNFTSQLKWDVGANWGEPKALYAGIEYVHWNDKFGFKDGTFNTDSNERNVNLLVKYHF; this is translated from the coding sequence ATGAAACCAACCAAGCCCCTGCTACTACTGGCCTCCGGGCTGTTGTCTGTAGCTGCCCAAGCAGAAATGACTTGGAGCGATAACAGCCTCAGCCTGTTGTATGGCCGCGACTATGAAATGAACTACAGCCTGACCACCGATGATTCAGAGCGCTCTGTAGTGACCTTTGAACACGCCAGTGGCCACAGCTGGGGAGACCTGTTTATCTTTGCCGACTATCTGCATTCAGAAGATGGTTCAAAGGAGCTCTATTCAGAAATTTCTCCGCGTCTGAGCCTGGGGAAGCTCAGCGATCGTGAACTGGCTTGGGGGCCGGTAACCGACGTATTAGTGGCAACCACTGTAGAGCTGGGCAATATGGATGACCCCGATCACCTCACAGCCACAGGCCCGCATTTCACCAACGTTCTGACAGGTCTCGGTTTCGACCTTGCAGTTCCGGGTTTTTCCTTTGTCCAAGTAAACGCCTACCGCCGCGATAACGATGACAAGGCCAGCAACGAGCAGCTGACCCTGGTTTGGGCGATGCCATTTGCCCTGGGCGACGCCAGCTTCGTATACGATGGCTTTATCGATTGGACCAGCGCCTCCGAAGATGCACACCCAAGCATGAACTTTACCTCCCAACTCAAGTGGGATGTGGGCGCCAATTGGGGTGAGCCGAAAGCCCTGTATGCCGGTATTGAATACGTACATTGGAATGACAAATTTGGGTTCAAAGATGGAACCTTTAATACCGACTCCAACGAGCGCAATGTTAACCTGCTAGTAAAGTACCACTTCTGA
- a CDS encoding NCS2 family permease, protein MKPSDIQTSATPGSGIPQAGGDASLLEKLFKLSERQTNVRREVIAGVTTFLTMAYIIFVNPNILAAAGMDKGAVFMATCLAAAIGCLIMGLYANYPIALAPGMGLNAFFAYVVVGEMGYSWQVALGAVFISGVVFLLLSIFKLREWIIDSIPTSLRQSLAAGIGLFLAIIALKSSGIVVASPATLVTLGDLKSVEAMLAALGFFIIVALSYRRMLGSVMIGILAVTVIALAIGKVEFTGLVSAPPSLAPTYLELDIAGAFEVGMISVIFAFLFVDLFDTAGTLLSVSDRAKLLDENGKLPGMGKALMADSSASVVGSVLGSSTTTCYVESTAGITAGGRTGLTAVVCAGLFLLATFFSPLIGMIPAYATAGALLYVGVLMTSGLSSIDWDDITEAAPAVIAAVMMPLSFSIAHGIALGFIAYAVIKTLSGRSKDVSISVYVLAALFIAKFAFF, encoded by the coding sequence ATGAAACCCTCTGATATCCAAACATCAGCGACCCCAGGGTCTGGTATTCCCCAGGCGGGCGGCGACGCCTCTTTATTGGAAAAGCTGTTCAAGCTGTCTGAGCGTCAGACAAATGTTCGCCGGGAAGTGATTGCCGGTGTAACCACTTTCCTGACCATGGCTTACATCATTTTTGTAAACCCCAACATCCTGGCGGCGGCTGGTATGGATAAGGGCGCCGTGTTTATGGCGACCTGTCTTGCTGCTGCGATCGGCTGTCTAATTATGGGGCTGTACGCCAACTACCCCATCGCACTGGCGCCGGGAATGGGCCTCAACGCCTTCTTCGCCTATGTAGTGGTGGGCGAAATGGGCTATAGCTGGCAGGTTGCCCTGGGTGCAGTGTTTATATCAGGGGTAGTGTTCCTACTGCTTAGTATCTTTAAGTTGCGGGAATGGATAATCGACAGTATTCCCACCTCCCTGAGGCAGTCCCTGGCAGCCGGTATTGGACTGTTCCTGGCGATTATCGCCCTGAAGAGCTCAGGGATCGTGGTTGCCAGCCCCGCCACCCTGGTGACCCTGGGGGACCTTAAGTCTGTTGAAGCTATGCTGGCTGCTCTGGGCTTCTTTATTATTGTGGCTTTGTCCTACCGCCGTATGCTCGGCTCGGTAATGATTGGCATTCTCGCAGTTACCGTTATTGCACTGGCTATTGGTAAAGTAGAGTTCACCGGCCTGGTCTCCGCACCACCGAGCCTGGCGCCCACCTACCTCGAACTGGATATCGCCGGGGCATTTGAAGTGGGTATGATCAGTGTAATCTTCGCCTTCCTGTTCGTAGACCTGTTCGATACTGCCGGCACTCTGCTGAGTGTCTCCGACCGCGCCAAGCTTCTCGATGAAAACGGTAAGTTGCCGGGCATGGGCAAAGCCCTGATGGCAGACAGCTCCGCTTCTGTAGTCGGTTCTGTTCTGGGTTCGTCCACCACTACTTGTTACGTTGAGAGCACCGCGGGTATTACCGCAGGCGGACGCACCGGTCTGACTGCAGTGGTCTGCGCTGGCCTGTTCTTGCTGGCCACCTTCTTTTCCCCGCTGATCGGGATGATTCCCGCTTATGCGACTGCCGGAGCTCTGCTGTATGTCGGCGTCCTGATGACCTCCGGTCTGTCTTCCATCGACTGGGATGACATCACCGAAGCCGCTCCGGCGGTGATTGCGGCAGTAATGATGCCGTTATCATTCTCTATCGCTCACGGTATTGCTCTGGGCTTTATTGCCTACGCAGTCATCAAAACACTGAGCGGGCGCAGTAAAGACGTCAGCATCAGTGTCTACGTGTTAGCGGCTCTCTTTATTGCCAAGTTCGCCTTTTTCTGA
- a CDS encoding phosphoribosyltransferase translates to MKKHFISAQQLLIDSYALAEQIYQSGFRPNYIVGVWRGGAPVGIAVQELLHVMGVDADHIAIRTSSYLGIGERDKKVRVHGLNYLIKRLESHDSLLIVDDVHDSGLSIEQTIEDLRAACKKNTPEIRIATPYYKPKNNKAKREPDYFIHKTEEWLVFPHEIDGLTREEILENKPELAPYVDRIATAV, encoded by the coding sequence ATGAAAAAGCATTTTATCAGCGCACAGCAACTGCTGATTGATTCCTACGCGCTTGCCGAACAAATCTATCAGAGCGGCTTCCGCCCTAATTACATCGTTGGTGTATGGCGTGGCGGCGCTCCGGTAGGTATCGCGGTACAAGAATTGCTTCATGTGATGGGTGTGGATGCGGACCATATCGCAATCCGAACTTCCTCCTACCTCGGTATCGGCGAGCGCGACAAGAAAGTCCGAGTGCATGGCCTGAACTATCTGATTAAGCGCCTTGAGTCCCACGACTCCCTACTGATCGTTGACGATGTGCACGATTCCGGCCTTAGTATTGAACAAACAATTGAAGACCTGCGCGCAGCCTGTAAAAAGAACACGCCAGAGATTCGTATCGCAACGCCTTACTACAAGCCGAAAAACAACAAAGCGAAGCGCGAGCCGGATTACTTTATCCACAAGACTGAAGAGTGGCTGGTATTCCCTCATGAGATCGACGGCCTCACTCGGGAAGAAATCCTGGAGAACAAGCCTGAACTCGCCCCTTACGTTGACCGGATTGCTACCGCAGTCTGA